The DNA sequence TTGATCTTGGATACGTGCTTTTTGGTGATGATTATAAAAGAGGGGAGTTGCTTGTTAATTTGAGTAAAGAGCATAAAAAAGCCGGAAATGAATGTGGGAATGAATTAGCTGATCATTTACCAAACGTAATAAAGTTAATGCCAAAATTGGAAAATGAAGAATTACTTGAAGATATTATTTCATATATTCTTTATCCAGCTTTAAAAAAAATTGAATCGGAATTTGATTTAATACACATTGAAAAAAAAAGAAATATTTATCAAAAACATCATAAAACATTGATAGATCATGATAAATCTTATAGCTTAATATACATTTACACTATTAAAACATTACTACTTATGCTGCATAATGATTTTCCTGAACTTACTGTAGATCGGATATTTGATAATAATTACACTCATCAAATTACAAAGGAATTGTCTATAGAAAAATTAAGGTAACTTAAATGAATATATTTAATATTATTTTTTTTATTGTTTTACCATACGCAGCTCTGTTGCTGTTTTTTGTTGGAACAATCTATAAATATAAAGCGACAAAGTTTAAATTCTCATCGTTATCGTCTCAATTTTTGGAAACAAGAAAATTATACTGGGGATCTGTACCTTTTCATTGGGGGATTTTGTTTTTATTCTTTGGACACTTAACAGCATTTTTATTTCCATCTTCAATTTTAGCTTGGAATCAAATGCCCGCAAGATTGATAATCCTTGAAATATCAGCTTTCACTGGGGGAATACTTACACTAGTCGGCTTAAGTAATTTATTTTATAGAAGAATATCAGATGCCCGATTGAGAAAAGTTACTAATATTATGGACATCATTTTAGAATTACTATTATTATCTCAAATATTTTTTGGACTTTGGGTTGCTTATTCTAATAGATGGGGTTCGTCTTGGTTCGCCACTATACTTTCACCGTATCTAAGATCAATATTTACTTTTTATCCTAATATAGATGCAGTTGCAATGCTTCCTTTTATAGTTCAGCTACACATAATAATTGCATTTTTTATTTTTTTGATAATTCCATTTACTCGTTTGGTACATTTACTTGTTTTTCCATTAAGTTATTTATGGCGACCTTATCAAAAAGTTATTTGGAACTGGGACAGAAAGAATGTTAGAAATCCCAAATCAAGTTGGAATATAAATAAACCTAAAAATAATTAATGATATTTATATGAAGTCTGAAATTTTTGATCTGAAAAAGTATTTATCAAGAAAGATAGATGAACGAAAACACATTTGGGTTATTTGATAAATTCATTTTTGAATTCTAATAAATTTGAGAATTGTTGAGTAATGCTAACTTCTAGGACATACAAAATATGATCGAAAATTCAATTAAGAAATCATATCAAATTTTGTTTGTAAATACGTTTGCATTTATGATTTGTTTTGCTGCATGGACAATAAACGGCGTATTAGTAACATTCCTTGTGGAAACTGGAACATATAATTGGAATAGTGTTCAGGTGGGTTGGTTACTTGGGCTTCCAATTTTATCTGGTTCTATATTTAGATTTCCCGTTGGAATGTTGACAGACAAGTATGGAGGAAGAATTGTATTCAGCGCATTGCTGTTCTTTTGCAGCATCCCAATGTTTCTATTAAGTGTTGCAAACAGTTTTGAAGTGTTTGCGTTTCTAAGCTTTCTTTTTGGACTTACTGGCGCTAGCTTTGCAAGTGGAATTGCTTTTACTTCTTTATGGTTTACCAAAGACAAACAGGGAACTGCATTAGGAATTTTTGGAGTGGGTAATATTGGAACCGCTTTAACAGTACTATTTGCCCCAAGTCTTTTAGAGATATTGACTGAAAATAATACTTTCATTGAAGGTTGGAGAACGTTACCAAAAATTTATTCGGTGATCTTAGCTTTTACTGGTATTCTTTTCGTTGTTTTTACACAAAACAAATTTCCGAATAAAAGGAAATCATTTAAAGAATTATTCGATCCATTAAAAAATATACGGCCATGGAGATTTGGTTTGTATTATTTTTTAGTATTTGGGTGTTTTGTAGCTTTTTCTCAATGGCTTATTCCATATTACGTCAATGCTTATTATCTTCCGCTAGTTACAGCTGGTTTTTTAACATCTCTCTTTAGTGTTCCAGCAGGGCTATTCCGAGCACTTGGGGGTTGGCTCTCTGATATGTTTGGTGCGCGAAAAGTAATGTATGGTGTATTCGGAGCATCAATTATTTTATCTTTTCTTTTAATTTTTCCAAGAATGGAAATCTATTCGCCAGGATATGGGGTAATTGCAAATAGAGATGGTAAGATAACAAGGGTAGAAGAAAACTTTATTGAAATAGATGGAACCAAAGTTGAGTTTATGAAAAAAGGTGTTAAGCCCCATCATGAAAATAATAATATGATAGTTTTACCAAAAATTGAATCGTGGCAGGAACCAGTTGTTTCAATTGGAAAAGTAGTCAAGAGAAAGGAACTTATTGCTAGGGGAGTTACAAGAATTTTCTTCCAGGCAAATGTTTGGATTTTTACTGGATTAGTTTTTTTAATAGGGATTGCGTGGGGAATTGGAATGGGAGGTGTTTACAAGTTCATTCCGGAGTATTTTCCAAATGAAGTTGGTGTAGTTGGTGGTGCTATTGGAGTTCTAGGCGGTTTGGGTGGATTCTTCTTCCCGATCGTTTTTGGATATACTTTTACTCTCACAGGAATATGGACTTCAAGTTGGTTTCTTGTTTTAGTTCTATCAATTATTTGTTTTAGTTGGTTTACTTCAGTTGTTACAAAAATGCTTAATAGTAATTTACCGGAACTTACAAGTAAGTTTGAATCAGCAGGTTAAGTAACTTATGTTCTTTGAAATTTTGGTTAATAAAAATAAAAAATAATTTTTTTTTGAAGAAAAGTCACTTTATACTTATTGTTTAAATGTAAAAAATTTTAATTTCTATTTACATTGAGCTCATTAATCCAGAAAAAGTTAAACTCGATGTTTATATAAATATAATTCAATGTAAATATAATATTCTGGAACTTTGTCAAAAATACAACTTAATTGATTTATCCATATTAAATGTACAAGATTTATACAAGCCAAGAGACGAAACTACTAACCAATAAAGTGGATTATATTTTAATGGGTATCTTTCATAATATGCCGCCCATTAACAAAAAATGATAAGGGTATCCACATGTTTCTTTTACTAAGTAATATGTTGTAAATCTCTTTAATAAGGGTAAGATCAATTCTTGAAAAGGAGCCTGTTCAGTACTCGTAATTAACCAAGAACCACATACCAAGTGCTAAAAATTAATTAGTAATTTTTGTGGGTGCATTTAATGATTTGTTATTAGTGTATTTAATAATGCAATGATTGTTTTGCCACTCTGCAAATAGACAAAAGATAAAAGGATTTTGAATTAAACTTGGTTTGCTTTCATTAATCATCATTCTATAAAAGATTGAATATTTTAGTTCTCAAGAATACAAAAAATTTGATTCCAAGTAGTAAAAATGCAGAATTATTTTTTGTCAATTATCATGAATTTACTATCAAAAAACAAGAATCGTTAATCAAAGTTATTGGACAAATTCCAAATTATGATCAATTAAATATACAAAAATTGTTCTTGGTTGAATAAAATCCAACCAAAACGATTTTATAAATATTTTAATCTAAAGAAAAAATATACATTTAAAATGATTTAGGTTGTCTTTGTAGTTAAAAAATAAAATTGACATTGGTTTTTGAAATACGAATTATACTCAACAAATTATAGCTGTTCCAATTTTCGATTAATTTATTACTTTAGATTCACTTTATTTTGGCTATTACTTAATTATCAATTTCAAAACAAAATGATTTGGAGCATTTATGAATACATATCTTTCGTTAAAAAAATGGTTTGAAAAAAATATAGATACAGCTTTTTCTCTAATACGAATATTTGTGGGTTTTGCTCTATTTGTACGGGGAATAATACTTTTTGTTGAACCTTCGGTTTTTACAAAATTGACTGGATCAGATCAATGGTATTGGTGGTATTCCTATGTAATTGTAATACATATAATTGGTGGAGTGTTATTAGGAATAGGTTTATTAACTCGTTTATCTGCTTTACTTCAAATTCCAGTTTTATTAGGTGCAATTTTATTATTCCATTTAAAAGAAGGATTAGCACGCGTTGAACAATCTCTTGAACTTTCAACATTAGTTTTGGTGCTTTTAGTGATTTTCTTTCTGTTTGGTTCTGGAATTCTATCAGTTGATTCTTACTTAGAAAAAAGAAAAGTAAAACCATATTAGATTAAATTTTATTAAATATTAATAATTTATTTATAAAGGAAAAAATGAACAATATAATAGATTTAAAATCTACTATTGGCGAAATAGTAAAAGATAATTATAAAACTGCTGAAGTATTCAAGAAATATAATATTGATTTTTGCTGCGGTGGAAATAAGACAATTTCTGAAGTCTGCAATGATAAAAACCTTAAAGTTGTAGAATTATCAAAAGAATTGGAGAAGAAAATTTTTCAATCGGTTGAGAGTGTACAAAACTATAAGGAATGGGAAATTGGCTTTTTAACAGACTATATAATTAATATTCATCATAAATACGTAAAAGAAAATATACCTATTCTAACTGAATTTACTAATAAAATTGCCAAAGTTCATGGTGATTCTCATCCTGAATTATTTAAGATTGAAGAATATTTTAATGATGCATCTGAAGAACTACAGCATCACCTAATGAAAGAAGAACGGATTTTATTCCCCTATATAT is a window from the Ignavibacteriota bacterium genome containing:
- the narI gene encoding respiratory nitrate reductase subunit gamma, whose product is MNIFNIIFFIVLPYAALLLFFVGTIYKYKATKFKFSSLSSQFLETRKLYWGSVPFHWGILFLFFGHLTAFLFPSSILAWNQMPARLIILEISAFTGGILTLVGLSNLFYRRISDARLRKVTNIMDIILELLLLSQIFFGLWVAYSNRWGSSWFATILSPYLRSIFTFYPNIDAVAMLPFIVQLHIIIAFFIFLIIPFTRLVHLLVFPLSYLWRPYQKVIWNWDRKNVRNPKSSWNINKPKNN
- a CDS encoding DoxX family membrane protein; its protein translation is MNTYLSLKKWFEKNIDTAFSLIRIFVGFALFVRGIILFVEPSVFTKLTGSDQWYWWYSYVIVIHIIGGVLLGIGLLTRLSALLQIPVLLGAILLFHLKEGLARVEQSLELSTLVLVLLVIFFLFGSGILSVDSYLEKRKVKPY
- the ric gene encoding iron-sulfur cluster repair di-iron protein; translated protein: MNNIIDLKSTIGEIVKDNYKTAEVFKKYNIDFCCGGNKTISEVCNDKNLKVVELSKELEKKIFQSVESVQNYKEWEIGFLTDYIINIHHKYVKENIPILTEFTNKIAKVHGDSHPELFKIEEYFNDASEELQHHLMKEERILFPYIFSLSNAQKNNTKIDPSPFGTVRNPISMMIMEHENAGNLLKKIRAITNNYELPEDACNTYNITFKKLDEFENDLHLHIHLENNILFPKAIFLEENLVGNLSRIY
- a CDS encoding NarK/NasA family nitrate transporter, translated to MIENSIKKSYQILFVNTFAFMICFAAWTINGVLVTFLVETGTYNWNSVQVGWLLGLPILSGSIFRFPVGMLTDKYGGRIVFSALLFFCSIPMFLLSVANSFEVFAFLSFLFGLTGASFASGIAFTSLWFTKDKQGTALGIFGVGNIGTALTVLFAPSLLEILTENNTFIEGWRTLPKIYSVILAFTGILFVVFTQNKFPNKRKSFKELFDPLKNIRPWRFGLYYFLVFGCFVAFSQWLIPYYVNAYYLPLVTAGFLTSLFSVPAGLFRALGGWLSDMFGARKVMYGVFGASIILSFLLIFPRMEIYSPGYGVIANRDGKITRVEENFIEIDGTKVEFMKKGVKPHHENNNMIVLPKIESWQEPVVSIGKVVKRKELIARGVTRIFFQANVWIFTGLVFLIGIAWGIGMGGVYKFIPEYFPNEVGVVGGAIGVLGGLGGFFFPIVFGYTFTLTGIWTSSWFLVLVLSIICFSWFTSVVTKMLNSNLPELTSKFESAG